The Monodelphis domestica isolate mMonDom1 chromosome 7, mMonDom1.pri, whole genome shotgun sequence genome window below encodes:
- the TTC21A gene encoding tetratricopeptide repeat protein 21A isoform X3, which produces MRLFLAQQDWEQTVETGLRILEKDDNNIDARQVLAVHEFAREGDVNEAIGHVRNLIKALETREPQNPSLHLKKVTVISRLCGKHQMILQQIYSFIERSFMLAPSDAQFANELGYQLILQERVKEASMWYTEAMKLDESSIAALTGIIWCQILEGNLEEAEQQLEFLKEVQQSLGKSEVLTFLQALLASKKHKSEQVATALLKEAAELHFSSMQGLPLSIEYFEKLNPIFLVNIVKEYLFFCPKQPRSPGQIISPLLKQAAVILNPVVKVAPALIDPLFLMAQVKYLSGELENAQSTLQRCLELDPTSADVHLLMAQIYLSQGNFTMCSHSLELGVSHNFQVRDHPLYHFIKARALNKSGDYPEAIKTLKMIMKLPTMKKGENKKTRSSCIRPSERVSILLELADALRLNGELHEATKIMQDAINEFSGTPEEIRITIANVDLALSKGNVEMALGMLRNITPKQPYYTEAKEKMAHIYLHTRKDIRLYIGCYRELCEHLPGPHTSLLLGDAFMNIQEPEKALEVYDEAYRKNPHDASLVSRIGQAYVKTHQYNKAINYYEAAQKISGQDFLCCDLAELLLKLKKFNKAEKVLKQALDHDFVNDIPSMMNDVKCLLLLAKVYKNHKKEEVMETLNKALDIQARILKRVPLEQPEILPSQKQLASSICAQFGEQHLSDKDYNKAVKAYKDALTYSPIDNKVTLELAQLYLIQGDLDACEHHCAVLLQSDQSHETASVMMADLMFRKQKYESAISLYRQVLEKAPDNFAVLNKLIDLLRRSGKLEDAPAFFELSKKVSSRIPLEPGFNYCKGIYCWHVGQPNEALKYLNKARKDSDWGQSATYNMVQICLNPDNEIMGGEALETLTVENSSSTEKKESEQHGVRTAEKLLREFYPHNKEGQEQLKMLQSYCLLATKEKSNVETALGAFIEIAQIEKESVSALLAMAQAYMILKQVPKARTQLKRLAKAPWALADAEDLEKSWILLADIYCQSGKFDIASELLRRCVQYNKSCCKAYEYMGLIMEKEQSYKDAASNYELAWKYSNRANPSIGFKLAFNYLKDKRFVEAIEVCHSVLKEHPNYPKIREDILEKAQGSLRP; this is translated from the exons TGCGGGAAGCACCAGATGATCCTGCAGCAGATCTACAGCTTCATCGAGCGCTCCTTCATGCTGGCGCCTTCGGACGCCCAGTTTGCCAACGAGCTGGGCTACCAGCTCATCCTCCAGGAGCGCGTGAAGGAGGCCTCCATGTGGTACACGGAGGCCATGAAGCTGGACGAGAGCAGCATCGCGGCCCTCACAG GCATTATTTGGTGCCAAATTCTGGAGGGCAACCTGGAGGAGGCGGAACAACAACTGGAATTCCTAAAGGAAGTTCAGCAGTCCCTGGGGAAGTCTGAG GTCCTGACGTTCCTCCAAGCCCTTCTGGCCTCCAAGAAGCACAAAAGCGAGCAGGTGGCCACGGCCCTCCTCAAGGAGGCCGCCGAGCTGCACTTCTCCAGCATGCAGGGCCTCCCTCTGAGCATCGAGTACTTCGAGAAACTCAACCCCATCTTCCTGGTGAACATCGTGAAAGAGTACCTGTTCTTCTGCCCCAAGCAG CCTCGATCCCCGGGCCAGAtcatctctcccctcctcaaACAAGCCGCCGTGATCCTGAACCCCGTGGTCAAGGTGGCGCCCGCGCTCATCGACCCGCTTTTCCTCATGGCCCAGGTGAAGTACCTGTCAG GAGAACTAGAGAATGCCCAGAGTACCTTGCAGCGCTGCCTGGAGCTTGACCCGACCTCTGCCGACGTTCACCTCCTGATGGCCCAGATCTACCTATCTCAGGGAAACTTCACGATGTGCTCCCACTCCTTAGAGCTGGGAGTCAGCCACAACTTCCAG GTTCGAGACCACCCGCTGTACCACTTCATCAAAGCACGGGCCCTGAACAAGTCAGGAGACTACCCGGAGGCCATCAAGACCCTCAAAATGATCATGAAGCTTCCTACCATGAAGAAGGGGGAGAACAAGAAAACTCGCAGCTCCTGCATCCGGCCCAGCGAGCGCGTGTCCATCTTGCTAGAACTCGCCGATGCCCTGCGGCTAAATGGAGAGCTG CACGAAGCCACCAAGATCATGCAGGACGCCATTAATGAGTTCAGCGGCACCCCTGAGGAGATCCGCATCACCATCGCCAACGTGGACCTGGCCCTGAGCAAGGGCAACGTGGAGATGGCCCTGGGGATGCTGCGGAACATCACGCCCAAGCAGCCCTACTACACGGAGGCCAAAGAGAAGATGGCGCACATTTACCTTCACACGCGCAAGGACATCCGGCTCTACATTGGCTGCTACCG AGAACTCTGTGAACACTTGCCAGGGCCCCACACCAGCCTCCTGCTGGGCGACGCCTTCATGAACATTCAGGAG CCCGAGAAGGCTCTGGAGGTATATGACGAGGCTTACCGGAAGAATCCTCACGACGCCTCCCTGGTCAGCAGGATTGGGCAAGCCTACGTGAAAACTCACCAGTATAACAAG GCCATCAATTATTACGAAGCTGCCCAGAAGATCAGCGGCCAGGACTTCCTGTGCTGCGACCTGGCGGAGCTGCTCCTGAAGCTCAAGAAATTCAACAAGGCCGAGAAAGTGTTGAAGCAGGCGCTGGACCACGACTTCG TGAATGACATCCCCTCCATGATGAACGACGTCAAGTGCCTCCTTTTGCTTGCCAAAGTGTATAAGAACCACAAAAAGGAGGAGGTGATGGAGACTTTGAACAAG GCCTTGGACATCCAGGCGAGAATCCTGAAGCGGGTCCCCTTGGAGCAGCCCGAGATCCTTCCTTCCCAGAAGCAGCTGGCCTCCTCCATCTGCGCCCAGTTTGGGGAGCAGCACCTCTCCGACAAGGACTACAACAAGGCTGTCAAGGCCTATAAGGACGCCCTAACCTACTCCCCCATAGACAACAAA GTAACGCTGGAGCTGGCCCAGCTCTACCTGATCCAAGGGGACCTGGATGCCTGCGAGCATCACTGTGCCGTTCTCCTGCAGAGTGACCAGAGCCACGAGACGGCCTCCGTG ATGATGGCAGACCTGATGTTTAGAAAACAGAAATATGAATCGGCTATCAGTCTGTACCGTCAAGTTCTTGAAAAGGCCCCAG ACAATTTTGCAGTTTTGAACAAACTAATTGACCTGCTAAGACGGAGTGGGAAGCTTGAAGATGCCCCAGCCTTCTTTGAACTGTCCAAGAAGGTGTCCAGCCGCATACCCCTGGAACCAGGCTTTAACTATTGCAAAGGCATTTATTGTTG GCACGTTGGACAACCCAACGAGGCCCTGAAGTACCTCAACAAGGCCCGCAAAGACAGCGACTGGGGCCAGAGCGCCACCTACAACATGGTGCAGATCTGCCTCAACCCAGACAACGAGATCATGGGGGGAGAAGCCCTGGAGACGCTCACGGTGGAGAACAG CAGTTCCACAGAGAAGAAGGAGTCGGAGCAGCACGGGGTGCGCACGGCCGAGAAGCTCCTGCGGGAGTTCTACCCCCACAACAAGGAGGGGCAGGAGCAGCTGAAGATGCTGCAGAGCTACTGCCTGCTGGCCACCAAGGAGAAGTCCAACGTGGAGACGGCCCTTGGGGCCTTCATCGAGATCGCCCAGATAGAA AAAGAAAGCGTCTCCGCCCTCCTGGCAATGGCCCAGGCCTACATGATCCTGAAACAGGTCCCCAAGGCCCGAACTCAACTCAAGAGGCTGGCCAAGGCTCCCTGGGCCCTGGCCGATGCCGAGGACCTGGAGAAGAGCTGGATACTCCTGGCCGACATTTACTGCCAGAGCGGCAAATTTGACATCGCCTCTGAGCTCCTTCGCCGCTGTGTCCAGTACAACAAG TCGTGTTGTAAAGCCTACGAGTACATGGGCCTCATCATGGAGAAGGAGCAGTCCTACAAGGATGCAGCGAGCAACTATGAACTCGCCTGGAAGTACAGCAACCGGGCCAACCCTTCCATCG gattCAAACTTGCCTTCAACTACCTGAAAGATAAAAGATTCGTGGAAGCCATTGAAGTCTGCCACAGT GTCCTGAAGGAGCACCCCAACTACCCCAAGATCAGAGAAGACATTCTGGAAAAGGCCCAGGGGTCCCTGCGGCCCTAG